Sequence from the Zeugodacus cucurbitae isolate PBARC_wt_2022May chromosome 2, idZeuCucr1.2, whole genome shotgun sequence genome:
GCCGTCCCTATAGACATGATGGCCGTCGCTTCCTTAGTTAGCTGATCGGACCAATGTCAGTTAGATACATGATGAAACTGTTTAGAGCGCCAGTTGATACTTTCCATTTCGTAAAGTTTTGGAATTTTTCCAAAGTTTATAATCTTCTCCTTTCTGCCAAACAAAAACTGTTTCGAGGAAGAAACAGCTATTTGAAAATTAGTTGATTACGATTAACTCTTTTCAAATAAAGTAAGTGCTTTTGACATGTAGTTAGGACTTCAGTAGACGTTTACGGTTTCTGCGCATGCGGCTATACGATCCAcaattttttctacaatattatgtttaattataatttaacatTTCCAACACAACAGCTCCACATTAATGTCTCCACATTTTTGCTATTTCCAGTCACGCATGGCATTGCCTTGTCTACCGGTGTGCCCAAATGTAATTGCATACCGGTAAAAGAGTGCGAACCAATTGCTTATTTGCTCTTGAATCACAAACCGCACGAAGCTGATATGATATACAAAATAGTACAGAGTGCCGGTTGTGGTTATGCCGGTCTCGAGCCGCTCGTCTGCTGCCCCACCACTTATGCTAACCACAAAATTGCGACGCGTCTGCAGGCAAGCGACAGCGACGATGTCTATCGCAGCACAGATCCCGATGTTTGGGTGTGGAGTAGCACACAGTTTCCCACACGCAACGATGCACTCACCGACGTGTTGTTGGGCGCTAGCGCTGTGGATGGCAGAACAAGCAAACGCAGATCTAGGGAGTTTTACGATGAAACGGATGTGTTTGATTTCATAGATCCAAAGACGCAAAGAAATTTTCCACATTCATTCTACGAAGAATCGGTTGACTCCGATGATGTGCATGATGAGGCGAAGAAACATTACGGTAGCGGAAATGTGGATCAGAAGAACTTTAAGCATCATCATCATTTTGGTGGACATGATTATTTTACACCCCACcatcatcaccatcatcatcatcatgaaTATGATGGCGGCAATGTGTACGATAGCAATGAATATGGTGAAGGTGAGGAAGAATATCCACGCACTCTTTTCAGACCGATCAGTGATGGTCCTGTTGTTTATCCGGATGATAGACGCTTGAATCGTCCACTACAAtttccaacaataacaacaacaactacatcaaCTACAACGACAACCACCACAAAGAAGCCAACAAGCAGACCGTTAGAGCAATCCAAAGTGAATATTCCACGCTGTGGCATGCCCGACATAGACGCCGCCAGTGGAGAACGCCTGTACCCCTGGATCTCACGCATAGCCTACGTTAATAAAAGTAAGTTTCGCATTTCAGTTGGACAATTATCTGTATTTCATGTTCGCACGCATTACAAGGCAACTTCACATAATTTCATTGACCACCTTCTGCATTTTCTTGGTCAAGACAACACCGAACAGAAAGACGAGCGTGCACTTTAAAAGCGACCAATTGCTTTCGCTCATTTGAAATCGACCATCTCTATTGGTTAGTGATGTAATGGAATTCGTCAGCTTCGTCATCAAAGTGGGTTTCTCTTCCTTGACCTCAGTTTTGATTTCAGCTTCGGTATCATTCATATTGAACTTACGGTATTGCTGTAATGAAAACAATGATGTAAAAGAAATTAGTGAAGAGAAACATGTAAGGATTAAAGTATGGACCGATAACGGTGAATTTCGAAACACCATATTTCAGTATGATAAGTAAAATATTACCGCTATGCTTTATTTAGATATAAATATCCCTTATATTGTATTTGAGCATATCCGACGAGTTCGATTAAAACCGTTTTGTGGTCCGGTTAGTCCGATTCCGCACTACCTACACCAATCTAAAGGAGCCACCATATGTACTAAGTTgctgtaaaataacaaaattcttCATGAAGTTATCGCTTACTCGAACCGATGACCAGATAGATAGGAATAAAAAATCAACTCATCTCATCTTCATGAtcattttaatctttttttaattatactatCTGATcctatattcatattcatatcagTTACTTCAGGGTGTAACCAGTTAATAAAGCTACTTGTTGCATTAATGGTTTAAGCCTAATTATTTTCCTCTCAAAAATTCCGTTAAGTCGAATAGTATATAAACTGACGTTAAGCTGTTGATTGAAATCAACtattctaacatttttttttgcagccAGCAATGTCGTCAGCTATCGCTGTTCCGGTTCCGTTGTGAGTCAATCGCATATTCTCACCGCGGCGCATTGTGTCATAAATCTCGTGAGCGATCTGCAGCTGTGAGTACCCGAAGAACTTACTTCGTAATTACTAACTAGTTTACTATTTACTTTTTCAACAATAATTCCAAATTTACTCTCTAGCTCACATGTGCGCATCGGCGGTGTGGCGCTATCCCCAAATTGCACGGCCAGCAGTAGCGTCAATTGCTCAATTGCCTCGCGCATTTATCAAATCGCGGAAGTACGCGTACATCCTAACTACGATCAGCCGAAGTACGCCAATGATATAGCGTTGGTAAAAATTGTCGGCGAAGCCAGTGGtgagtttgtttttgtaattttatttatgatatttttttcaacaattttaatttttttcaattcatgtAAGCGCAGCTTACACACCAATTTGCTTACCACCAAATCTCTCGGTCTCTGTACGTGATCAGCTTATTGGCAGCCCCGGTATAGCGCTCGGCTGGACGGCAGATGTTGAAGGTCAGCGTTTTTAGTTCTTGTTTAGCTTATAGTCtatttttcgttaaatttttattatttattttttgtaaatttaattattgtttttttgatgTTCTGATGTGAAACTTCAATTTTGCATTGAACACAAAGTTAATCGAAATTCTTCAATAATAATTCCAGGCAACGACACAAGTAGTCCAAGAGTGCGTTATCTCAATTTACCGATCGTTAATACGACTGAGTGTGCAATTACCTATGCGAAATTCAGTGAAAATTTCAATGACCCGATCGTTATCACGCCTTCACAGTTGTGCGCTCAGGGTGGACCAATGAATGATGTTTGTAGAGGTAAgtgctttgaaagtgttcaataTCACATAGTCTCTGCTCTCAAGTGAGATCGGAACAAAATTTAAGACTAGCCTGGCAAACAATTAGCTTCTCATGAGTATGATAAtagataaaattgaaataaataaacggAATGGAAAGGATCAAGATATGTACTAGTATATGAATATCAGCCCAAGAACTAGTCATCCAAAAGTAATCTGCTTCTCTGAAAATCTCTAACCTATTTCCTCaacaatattatatatgaatttaatttataataattactcttatatatatgtatatctgattTCTAATTTAGGTGACAGTGGTGGTCCGTTTATGGATGATGGTTCTTCAGGCCTCATAAATACAAGTGGTCGTCATACTCTATTGGGTATTGTGGCTTTCGGACCAACAAAGTGTGGAATGTCTAATATACCGGGAGTGTATACGCGTGTTAGCTCCTACTTAGGCTGGATCATAGAAAGTATTAGTTTAAGTTAGCTTCGTTtcctaattatatttaatgtataATTAAGTGCTTTTATTCATAGCTacgtaatttgtttataaaacgtTTTATTATAGTGTTAAATATTAAgaagtgaataaatatttattttagttttagtaaaTGTGTGgtctattttttcttttctctatATTCTATTATAATTCGTTtcgtgtgaaactttaaatgcgtttttctcaaaatcctttttttgaaattgtgaCAACTGTaattcgaaaaccgctcagtagattttaaggcagtagtctgctttagaagccgaaaaaaagcgtttttaagcaattttttttaaatggaaggaaatgattgcggtaaacggaattttaagacgatagtgtactatattaaggcttaaaaaaaaatatttattattaaaaaatattgaaattttttcaaagttgtaagtatttttctggaacgcctggagtctgcacttgtaaatcggtgccggtgatggaggtcgtgcgatgcatctgaaacagtcgaaccaaattttttttcaatttttataagtttcttttctttatgaactaaaaaaataccgaagaagttacaaaattccaaattttttcgaagtttgaaaaaaaaaatcacttttttaagaaaaaaattgactttaagttgcaaaacaagtagtttaaataatacttttgtccaacttttttagttcaaatagaagataatttaatactgaagttagatcactttggtttttttcgatcggacgtatattctttttgctatcgcccgcaccgttttctaacacttgtgtaAATGAATACtcaagaaaacgcgctttaaagtctgcctgagcattcgcacctgctcgacgctcggccactaaaactgctcaagcttcgaaaatatgtcgaattgatctctggaattttaaagacatattctcggatagttttggaagagatttaaaacaaaacaaaaaaattgttattttgaagcctgtaaagcagactactgccttaatgaaatttatatagcttttagaatacataataatcctgagCCCGGTAGATTTCGATTTTCAAGACCAGTTGATTGTGTCCCggaaatctagaaaaaaatttcgtcaggtcgccattttgttaattaaaaaaagaaaccaaaaagctttgatcaggcccaggattatctctTTGTAAAACTAAAccgcaaatacatttttttggaactgtGTGTTGAcccagctataactttggaaattataatttttttttttcaaattttcatgacTTCAAGttaaaacattgtgtaataatgtcatattattacttttgtaaaataacatgatttaatagcaaaaaaatacttaaaattctCTTTTTTCAATGTGCATACAAGCTTAGCGCTTCTTTCTACTAGAGAATAGAGAGATTTcagaattcaataaaaatcgTGAGTTCTTCTATCAGCTGTTTCCGGCATTCAATAAGCCATAAACcgttacaaaaaactttcataagTTCTTAAATTCTGTGATTACTCACTTAAAAGTTCCGAAACATGTGAAGTGGTATTTCCTTTCACTGAATACTACTATCTCTATTCAGACTTTAATCTAATGCTCTCTTTTTACTAAGAATAAGCTCTTGTatagattatttttttgtttaccaaATCAACGCTCAGTTGTTGTTATCGCGCTAAGCCGCGTCTAACAGCCGGGAAGCACCACATAAACAAGTCTAAACggaaatacgtatgtatattgaatagaGGTATGAgttggtaaatatatatataaaggcaAATGATAGATTCAAAGAGATACAAGtttaaacaacaacacttgTTGAAAAGAGCTTCTAAATTAAAGAGCGTTGCTAGCATCTGAGTAAGTGATAACTTATTAGTCTCGAGCAAAACACTAGTC
This genomic interval carries:
- the LOC105211952 gene encoding CLIP domain-containing serine protease B4, with the protein product MCCVCLCNNNNKHITMRRWNCLLFLCTFYKVTHGIALSTGVPKCNCIPVKECEPIAYLLLNHKPHEADMIYKIVQSAGCGYAGLEPLVCCPTTYANHKIATRLQASDSDDVYRSTDPDVWVWSSTQFPTRNDALTDVLLGASAVDGRTSKRRSREFYDETDVFDFIDPKTQRNFPHSFYEESVDSDDVHDEAKKHYGSGNVDQKNFKHHHHFGGHDYFTPHHHHHHHHHEYDGGNVYDSNEYGEGEEEYPRTLFRPISDGPVVYPDDRRLNRPLQFPTITTTTTSTTTTTTTKKPTSRPLEQSKVNIPRCGMPDIDAASGERLYPWISRIAYVNKTSNVVSYRCSGSVVSQSHILTAAHCVINLVSDLQLSHVRIGGVALSPNCTASSSVNCSIASRIYQIAEVRVHPNYDQPKYANDIALVKIVGEASAYTPICLPPNLSVSVRDQLIGSPGIALGWTADVEGNDTSSPRVRYLNLPIVNTTECAITYAKFSENFNDPIVITPSQLCAQGGPMNDVCRGDSGGPFMDDGSSGLINTSGRHTLLGIVAFGPTKCGMSNIPGVYTRVSSYLGWIIESISLS